A single window of Cervus canadensis isolate Bull #8, Minnesota chromosome 17, ASM1932006v1, whole genome shotgun sequence DNA harbors:
- the LOC122454923 gene encoding LOW QUALITY PROTEIN: mast cell protease 2-like (The sequence of the model RefSeq protein was modified relative to this genomic sequence to represent the inferred CDS: inserted 2 bases in 1 codon), with the protein MLLKLKEKASLTLAVGTLPLPPQFTFIRPRRMCWVAGWGETDVKEPASSTLQDVELTIVEPQACSHFPAFDDNLQXCVGHPQSTKSAFKGDSGGPLLCVGVAQGIVSYQQSNAKPPAVFTQISHYRPWIDES; encoded by the exons ATGTTACTGAAG CTGAAGGAAAAAGCCAGCCTGACCCTGGCCGTGGGGAcactgcccctcccaccccagttcACCTTCATCCGTCCCAGGAGAATGTGCTGGGTGGCTGGCTGGGGAGAAACAGATGTGAAGGAACCAGCCTCTAGCACTCTGCAAGACGTGGAGCTGACAATCGTGGAGCCCCAGGCCTGCAGCCACTTCCCTGCTTTTGACGACAATCTCCA CTGTGTGGGCCATCCCCAGAGCACAAAATCTGCATTTAAG GGAGACTCGGGGGGCCCTCTTCTGTGTGTTGGGGTGGCCCAGGGCATTGTCTCCTATCAACAGTCCAATGCAAAGCCCCCCGCGGTCTTCACCCAGATCTCCCATTACCGGCCCTGGATCGATGAGTCCTGA
- the LOC122419670 gene encoding mast cell protease 1A-like — MVLFLFLVALLLSPTGEAGKIIGGHEAKPHSRPYMAFLQFKISGKPHICGGFLVREDFVLTAAHCLGSSIDVTLGAHSIMERERTQQVIPVRRAFPHPHYNDKTFENDIMLLQLAWKADMTDAVSPISLPRSFEKVNPGMMCSVAGWGRLEVNMPSADKLQEVDLEVQSEERCIARFRNYIPVTQICAGDPNKRKNSYSGDSGGPLVCDGVAQGIVSYGDVYGTAPNVYTRVSSFLTWIQKTMRQYKEQGSA; from the exons ATGGTCCTGTTCTTATTCCTGGTGGCCCTTCTTCTGTCCCCTACTGGGGAGGCAG GGAAGATCATCGGGGGCCATGAGGCCAAGCCACACTCCCGTCCCTACATGGCATTTCTTCAGTTCAAGATTTCAGGGAAACCTCACATATGTGGGGGTTTCCTTGTGCGTGAGGACTTCGTGCTGACAGCAGCTCACTGCCTGGGAAG CTCAATTGATGTCACCCTGGGGGCCCACAGCATCATGGAACGAGAGCGGACCCAGCAGGTCATCCCCGTGAGGAGAGCCTTCCCGCACCCACATTATAATGATAAAACTTTTGAAAACGACATCATGTTACTGCAG CTGGCTTGGAAGGCTGACATGACGGATGCAGTGAGCCCCATCAGTCTGCCCAGGAGCTTCGAGAAGGTGAATCCAGGGATGATGTGCAGTGTGGCCGGCTGGGGGCGACTGGAGGTAAATATGCCCTCTGCAGACAAACTACAGGAGGTAGACCTTGAAGTCCAAAGTGAGGAGAGATGTATCGCTCGCTTCAGAAACTACATCCCCGTCACGCAGATATGTGCTGGAGATCCAAACAAGAGGAAGAATTCTTACTCG GGTGACTCCGGGGGCCCGCTCGTGTGTGATGGTGTGGCCCAGGGCATTGTGTCCTATGGAGACGTGTATGGTACGGCTCCAAATGTCTACACCAGAGTCTCCAGCTTTCTGACCTGGATCCAAAAAACAATGAGACAGTACAAAGAGCAGGGATCAGCCTGA